One Anser cygnoides isolate HZ-2024a breed goose chromosome 6, Taihu_goose_T2T_genome, whole genome shotgun sequence genomic region harbors:
- the LOC106039999 gene encoding MOB-like protein phocein isoform X1, with product MVMAEGTAVLRRNRPGTKAQDFYNWPDESFEEMDSTLAVQQYIQQNIRADCSNIDKILEPPEGQDEGVWKYEHLRQFCLELNGLAVKLQSECHPDTCTQMTATEQWIFLCAAHKTPKECPAIDYTRHTLDGAACLLNSNKYFPSRVSIKESSVAKLGSVCRRIYRIFSHAYFHHRQIFDEYENETFLCHRFTKFVMKYNLMSKDNLIVPILEEEVQNSVAGESEA from the exons ATGGTCATGGCGGAGGGCACGGCCGTGCTGAGGCGGAACAGGCCGGGCACCAAGGCCCAG GATTTCTACAATTGGCCTGATGAATCCTTTGAAGAAATGGATAGTACATTAGCTGTTCAGCAG tatatTCAGCAAAACATAAGGGCAGACTGTTCCAACATTGACAAGATCCTTGAACCTCCTGAAGGCCAGGACGAAGGTGTGTGGAAGTATGAACATTTAAG acaattCTGCCTTGAGCTCAATGGACTAGCTGTCAAGCTTCAG AGTGAATGTCATCCAGACACATGTACTCAGATGACAGCAACAGAACaatggatttttctttgtgcAGCTCATAAAACTCCCAAAGAG TGTCCTGCTATAGATTACACCAGACACACGCTTGATGGAGCTGCATGTCTTCTGAATAGCAATAAATATTTCCCTAGCAG GGTTAGCATAAAGGAATCTTCTGTAGCCAAATTAGGATCAGTGTGCCGAAGGatttacagaatattttcacATGCTTATTTTCATCATCGGCAGATATTTGATGAATATGAA AATGAAACTTTCTTGTGTCATCGGTTCACTAAGTTTGTGATGAAGTATAATCTGATGTCCAAGGATAACCTGATTGTACCGATTTTGGAAGAAGAAGTGCAAAACTCAGTGGCAGGGGAGAGTGAGGCATGA
- the LOC106039999 gene encoding 10 kDa heat shock protein, mitochondrial isoform X3 yields the protein MAGKAFRKFLPLFDRVLVERCAAETVTKGGIMIPEKAQGKVLQATVVAVGSGARGKDGEIHPVSVKVGEKVLLPEYGGTKIVLEDKDYYLFRDGDILGKYLD from the exons ATG GCAGGAAAAGCATTTAGGAAATTCCTTCCCCTGTTTGATCGTGTTCTGGTTGAACGATGTGCAGCAGAGACTGTAACCAAAGGAGGAATCATGATTCCAGAAAAAGCTCAAGGGAAAGTGCTACAAGCAACAGTAGTAGCAGTTGGATCGGGAGCCAGAGGAAAG gatggTGAGATTCATCCAGTGAGTGTTAAAGTTGGTGAAAAGGTTTTGTTACCAGAATATGGGGGTACAAAGATTGTACTAGAAGATAAG GACTACTACTTGTTTAGGGATGGTGACATCCTTGGGAAGTACCTGGACTGA
- the LOC106039999 gene encoding MOB-like protein phocein isoform X4: protein MTILLHEGKAVKAGKAFRKFLPLFDRVLVERCAAETVTKGGIMIPEKAQGKVLQATVVAVGSGARGKDFYNWPDESFEEMDSTLAVQQYIQQNIRADCSNIDKILEPPEGQDEGVWKYEHLRQFCLELNGLAVKLQSECHPDTCTQMTATEQWIFLCAAHKTPKECPAIDYTRHTLDGAACLLNSNKYFPSRVSIKESSVAKLGSVCRRIYRIFSHAYFHHRQIFDEYENETFLCHRFTKFVMKYNLMSKDNLIVPILEEEVQNSVAGESEA from the exons ATGACTATCCTCCTACATGAAGGAAAAGCAGTCAAG GCAGGAAAAGCATTTAGGAAATTCCTTCCCCTGTTTGATCGTGTTCTGGTTGAACGATGTGCAGCAGAGACTGTAACCAAAGGAGGAATCATGATTCCAGAAAAAGCTCAAGGGAAAGTGCTACAAGCAACAGTAGTAGCAGTTGGATCGGGAGCCAGAGGAAAG GATTTCTACAATTGGCCTGATGAATCCTTTGAAGAAATGGATAGTACATTAGCTGTTCAGCAG tatatTCAGCAAAACATAAGGGCAGACTGTTCCAACATTGACAAGATCCTTGAACCTCCTGAAGGCCAGGACGAAGGTGTGTGGAAGTATGAACATTTAAG acaattCTGCCTTGAGCTCAATGGACTAGCTGTCAAGCTTCAG AGTGAATGTCATCCAGACACATGTACTCAGATGACAGCAACAGAACaatggatttttctttgtgcAGCTCATAAAACTCCCAAAGAG TGTCCTGCTATAGATTACACCAGACACACGCTTGATGGAGCTGCATGTCTTCTGAATAGCAATAAATATTTCCCTAGCAG GGTTAGCATAAAGGAATCTTCTGTAGCCAAATTAGGATCAGTGTGCCGAAGGatttacagaatattttcacATGCTTATTTTCATCATCGGCAGATATTTGATGAATATGAA AATGAAACTTTCTTGTGTCATCGGTTCACTAAGTTTGTGATGAAGTATAATCTGATGTCCAAGGATAACCTGATTGTACCGATTTTGGAAGAAGAAGTGCAAAACTCAGTGGCAGGGGAGAGTGAGGCATGA
- the LOC106039999 gene encoding 10 kDa heat shock protein, mitochondrial isoform X2: MTILLHEGKAVKAGKAFRKFLPLFDRVLVERCAAETVTKGGIMIPEKAQGKVLQATVVAVGSGARGKDGEIHPVSVKVGEKVLLPEYGGTKIVLEDKDYYLFRDGDILGKYLD, translated from the exons ATGACTATCCTCCTACATGAAGGAAAAGCAGTCAAG GCAGGAAAAGCATTTAGGAAATTCCTTCCCCTGTTTGATCGTGTTCTGGTTGAACGATGTGCAGCAGAGACTGTAACCAAAGGAGGAATCATGATTCCAGAAAAAGCTCAAGGGAAAGTGCTACAAGCAACAGTAGTAGCAGTTGGATCGGGAGCCAGAGGAAAG gatggTGAGATTCATCCAGTGAGTGTTAAAGTTGGTGAAAAGGTTTTGTTACCAGAATATGGGGGTACAAAGATTGTACTAGAAGATAAG GACTACTACTTGTTTAGGGATGGTGACATCCTTGGGAAGTACCTGGACTGA